In Melitaea cinxia chromosome Z, ilMelCinx1.1, whole genome shotgun sequence, a single window of DNA contains:
- the LOC123668827 gene encoding probable NADH dehydrogenase [ubiquinone] 1 alpha subcomplex subunit 12 — MIIRLLGLDKWARFVKIIVKNGGPIKSIYKLWRNDTLKEGKFVGSDSFGNKYYENHYYILGRSRWVEYNPLVKWEYDASQVTPEWFGWLHYKTDRVPSDDCAKYSLMSCSYVRCWLLPHSENLSGTDQAYYPYSTTKARINVWDGK; from the exons ATGATCATACGACTTTTAGGATTAGACAAATGGGCacgttttgttaaaataatagtaaaaaatggtGGCCCTATTAAGTCGATTTATAAATTGTGGCGAAATGATACACTAAAA gagGGAAAGTTCGTCGGAAGTGATAgttttggaaataaatattatgagaaCCATTACTATATCCTCGGGCGCAGTCGCTGGGTAGAGTATAACCCACTTGTTAAGTGGGAATATGATGCCAGCCAA GTGACACCTGAGTGGTTTGGTTGGCTACATTACAAAACTGATCGAGTGCCAAGCGATGATTGTGCCAAGTATTCCCTGATGTCTTGCTCTTATGTTCGCTGCTGGTTGCTTCCTCACTCGGAAAATCTTTCTGGCACTGACCAAGCTTACTATCCCTATTCAACTACAAAAGCGCGTATTAATGTCTGGGACGGTAAATAA